The Ignavibacteriota bacterium genomic sequence AATTTTTTAGTCATTTCAGGTGCAATCGGATTTTTTGTAATATTTGATATTTTACAGAAATTTAAAAGAAATTCATCCCAAAATAAATTTACGCTGCAGTCCAAATTGGTAATTTCAACCTCGTTTTATTTGTATGCAATTGGGAGTATTTTAGTATTTCTAATTGAGGGTAATAAATTTTCAGCAAATATACTTGATAATATTTTATTTAGCTCATTTCAAGCAATTTCCGCATCAAGTACGGTTGGGTTTAATTCTGTCGACATAGGACAATTAACATCATCAAGTTTATTTATTTTAGTGATACTCATGTTTGTTGGAGGATCTCCCGGAAGCACAGCGGGAGGAATCAAAACAATTTCTTTTGCATTGCTGTCCATTTTTTCATTTGCTTTGATAAAAGATAAAAAAAATGTAATAGTGTTTAAGCGAAGTATAAATTTCAGTAACTTTTATAAATCTGTAGGTCAGATATTTATTGGTTTTACATCCGTGGTTATTTTTACATTGTTATTAACAATTTCGGAACACACTGATTTTATTAAATTACTATTTGAAGCAACCTCCGCATTTGGCACGGTTGGATTATCGACAGGGATTACATTTAACCTGACATACCTTGGAAAAATCTATATCACAATTTTAATGTTGATTGGAAGAATTGGTCCATTTGCTTTAGGATTAATATTCCTTACAAAATCCAACGGTAATCATTTTAATTATCCTGAGGAAGAACTTTTTATTTCATAATTGGAGTTAAAAATGAAAAACTTTGCTGTATTGGGATTAGGAAATTTCGGTTTTAATATTGCCCGCAATCTTTCGGAGAAAGGTAAAAATGTTTTGGCAATAGATTCCGATCCAAATCAAATTGAAAAGATCAAAAACATCGTAAACGATGCAATAATCGGCGACATTAAAAATAAAGCTGTATTAACTGAGTTTTTGGATCAATCAATTGATACGGCTATTATAAGTACCGGTGATAATGAGTTTGATAGTATTTTGGCAGTGCATCATATTAAAGAAATTGGCGTACAAAATATTATTGTAAAAGCAAATAATGATATGCACGCGCAAATATTAAAGCTTATGGGCGCGACTGAAATAATATTCCCTGAAAAAGATATTGCAGAATGGATAGCGACAAGATTATCAGAACCAAATTTAATTGAAAGGATTCCTTTATCGGAAGATTATTCAATTGTTGAATATGCATGTCCGGATAAATTTGCAGGTAATACTCTTCGCAAAATTCAATTAAGATCTAAATTCAACATTTTACTTATTGCTGTAAAAGACATTTTAACAAACGAATTTGTTTTAATGCCGGACGCAGATTTTAAGTTTAAACCGGATACAATTCTTCTATTAATGGGGAAAAAGAAAGATATAAATCAGATGAAATTAAAATATTGACACTTATTAAAAGAATATAGTAAAGGGTGAAAATATGTTATTAAATATTCGAGTTCCAATTTATGATCAAAAGGATTTGATTGGAACAGCATTCAAAGAATTTGAAACGGACATCCAACCGTTTTTAGAACTATCCCTTCAGGATGACGCATGGGAAGGAACCAGAAAAATAAATTCAATGGTTGCAAATATTAATACTGATAAAATTTACATCGATTTGGAAAATTATTACATACATAATAATGAAGATTTTAAAAGTGTAAGAAAAAATTTTATCTCCAATGGTTGGAACTTATAAATAGCTTTATAGTTATTTAAGTAACTTAAATTTCATATATGAAGATCAATCAAGAAAATATTTTTAAAAATAATTATTATAGCATTTTATAAATTGTTTAAAAATACTATTTTAACACACATTTTTTTAACAATAAAGCGAGAAAATTAAAATGCCAGATTCTGATGAACCTGACGCTAATTTAAGTAATAAACAATTTCAAAAAATCTTCTTACGGAAATAACCCCACAAACTAATTGGTTTATCTCCGTGATTTAAAGAATCGGAGATGCCTATGAAAAATTTAATTCTTTTACCCGAATTAAAAGAAATTATCGAAACCAAAAATTGGCAAGTACTTAAAGATATTTCTGAAGATATTCATCCGGCCGAAATTGCGGAATTAATAACCGCGCTTGAACC encodes the following:
- a CDS encoding TrkA family potassium uptake protein translates to MKNFAVLGLGNFGFNIARNLSEKGKNVLAIDSDPNQIEKIKNIVNDAIIGDIKNKAVLTEFLDQSIDTAIISTGDNEFDSILAVHHIKEIGVQNIIVKANNDMHAQILKLMGATEIIFPEKDIAEWIATRLSEPNLIERIPLSEDYSIVEYACPDKFAGNTLRKIQLRSKFNILLIAVKDILTNEFVLMPDADFKFKPDTILLLMGKKKDINQMKLKY
- a CDS encoding Trk family potassium uptake protein, with amino-acid sequence MKKNIKFTPVQILSFGYLIIILIGAFLLMLPISSVQQTSQNFIDAFFTSTSAISTTGLIVVDTGTYYSFFGQIIILILIQIGGIGYMAIYVIIVMLTSNKFSISSKKFLRESISRLPNINLIGFGKLIVIYASVIELIGTVLYFIVFIEKYSIGEALYISVFHSISAFCTAGFSLFSDSFVLYQSNWIVNLNTNFLVISGAIGFFVIFDILQKFKRNSSQNKFTLQSKLVISTSFYLYAIGSILVFLIEGNKFSANILDNILFSSFQAISASSTVGFNSVDIGQLTSSSLFILVILMFVGGSPGSTAGGIKTISFALLSIFSFALIKDKKNVIVFKRSINFSNFYKSVGQIFIGFTSVVIFTLLLTISEHTDFIKLLFEATSAFGTVGLSTGITFNLTYLGKIYITILMLIGRIGPFALGLIFLTKSNGNHFNYPEEELFIS